In Myxosarcina sp. GI1, the DNA window AGTTAAAAACTACGCCCAGGGAAAATAATAACGCCGCGATCGCACCAGTTACTCCCAGCCAGGAAAATTTTAGCCACAACCCGACCCCCATCACGGCTACCGAGAGTAAAATTAGCTGTGATTGGGAAAAGCGAAATTTGCTGGTAGGACTGGGAACGACTATTTTTTTGGGATTCTGACGTTCGTTAGAGGATGGCGATTCAGACTCTACTAATGAAACAGATTTGGAGTCTGTATTTGGCGCATCTTTGCCATTTTCAGTTACTTTTGCTAGAGCGTTATCCAAATTATCCTGAGAAGTATTTGAGCGATCGTTCATCCTTGCTGATAAATTTTATAATATTTTCAACTATCATACTCAAACCACGACCTAGCAGCATTCTACTAATTACCGATTGCTGTAAAAAATAGGCATTGCATCGTAATCGGATAGTTAAGATTAGTAGAGACAGAAATACCTCACGAGAGTAAGTTTTTTACTTATCGGCGTTTATTTTTTTGGAACTTGGGAAATTAGGAATTTAATCCAAAGGAATAAATTAGAAGAAAAATCCTTCTGCCTTCTGCCGTCAAAAGCAAAGCCTTATTGACTCACCAAGTTCCCGTTTCCCAGACTGAAATATTAACCCGATTTTTAGAATCGCGTCTGATCTGTCCGCTACGATTCCCCACTGTAAAGGAACTTAAATCGGTCTGGCGTGAATAGACGCTTCTAAGCTTATCTTTGACTACTGCAGGTGCTTCACCGCCTAAAAGTTTGGCTAAAGTTTCCTGCATTGCTCCCAAACTTAGCTCTGGGTCTAAAGCAATATCTGTTTGATGTATATTACCTTTATTATCAGAACGATAGCTAAGATTGACTCGGTCTGGAACGATATCTCGATAGACTAAGATTTGGCTGCCTTCTTGTCCCCTACGGTCTTGCTCTTGAAACGTTGGTTCTCCTAAAGTACTAACTAATTGGCTTTCTGATGTTCCCGTAGTCAAAATAGGAACGTCGATCTCTGGTTTCGGTTGAGAATTTACTACTACCTCTGGCGGTTGAGATTTGGTTTGTTTGGCAATTTCAGGTTTTTCTGTCTCGTTTTCTGCTGCTGTTTCTGATTCTGGTTCTAGTTCGGTTTCTCGTGCTTCCGCTCGCCGATTGCTTTTGGCTTTGGGCTGCCTGGTTTTTACTTTTGCTTCTAAATCTTCTAAAGGAGGAAATCGAATTGTTTCGGTTTCTGGGTCTGGTTTCTCTAATTCGGCTGATGTCGGTTCGGGACGCGATCGCCACAAGCTGGATACGGCATAAAATCCTACAGAAAATGTACCGACTGCTACGCCTACGGCGATTAGCACAAACCATAGGACACCCGCCCACCAGCTACGCTGTTGGGTTTTTCTGCGCTCGGGCACGTCAATACCTACAGTATGACTGTAGTTTTCTGAAGCAACACCTACAGTACCTGTATGAGCGGGAGCGACTCTGAGGGTAGCCCCTGTAACTCGTTCGGTTGCTCCTGAAGACCTCAATGCCGCTAGCATTTCTCTGGCGGTAGAAAAGCGATCGCGAGGATGCAGACGAATGGCGCGGTTAATGATAGCAACTAGCTCTTTATCTACACGTTCGGCATGTTCTTGCCAAAGAATTTCACCATTACGAGGATCGCTGTCTAAATCTTGAGGAGACTTACCCGTAAGCAAAAAAATGGCAGTCAGTCCCAATGCATACAAATCGCTGGAGTAAACGGGGCGACCTACAGCTTGTTCTGATGGCATATAGCCAGGAGTACCGATAGCGGCAGAATAAATACTGCTGTGGCGATCTACCGTAGTAACAATTGCTTCTTTTACCGCTCCAAAATCAATGAGAAAAGGAGTTTTTCCTTGAAGAATAATATTTTCTGGTTTGAGATCTCGATGGATGATATGACGACTATGTACGTAATCGAGTACGGGCAAAAGCTGTAGCAAAATTTGTCTGACTTCTTCGGGACGTAAATTGCCTTCCTGTTGCCAATACTGCTCTAAAGTAAGTCCGTCAATCCATTCTTGAACTAGATAAAATTTGTCGGCTTCGGAAAAATAAGCATAAAGTTGGGGGATTTGCGAATTGCCCTCTCCTAATTCTTCTAAAATTGCTGCTTCACGCTGAAATCTTTCCTTCATCCAGGGGGGAATTTGAGGCTGGTTTACCACTGGCTTGAGTTGCTTGAGGACACACTTTCTTTTTGATGGCATGTGGGTATCCTCAGCCAGATAAGTCTCGCCAAACCCTCCTCTACCGAGAGTTTCTAAAATGCGATAGCGGTTATTTAGAAGTCCAACTTTCATACAGCTATAGATGGCAATAGTTTTGGGAAGTAACGTCCCATCGCCGACGACTACAGGTTATTTTAAATCGAGTAATCCGCGCTCTTTGAGTTTGGGATTAAAACGAATATCCATTGTAACTCCACGTTCGCTCAACCGCTTTTTTATTTCGGCTTCAACTCGTCTCGCTACTCGTTTTAAAATCTTAGTCTGTTCCAATTCGCTACTTTGTTGATACTGTGCCTTTTCCTCGTCTGTCATATTTGGTTGGGCATCAATCGGCTCAGTCCAAATATGTTTGGCTTCGGCATTGCCCACTGGAGTTGCGCCATTTTCGGCAATCCAGGCGGCAGTAGTTTCTTCTAAAATTTTTCTGCTCAGGCGATCGATTGGCTTAACTTTCAGCCAGTAGCAATTTTGGGGTTGACGTACTAAATGCTGTTTGAGACTAAGATAGATGTCGCGAGAAAAACCGACATACTGAAGTTGTTTGTGGCGATCGAAGATTGCATAGGCACCAATGGTTTTTTGAAAATCTTCGTCAATGCAACCATTATCATCTAAATACTCGATATATTGCAGACTAGAAAGCGATGTAGCTGCTGTTTGTGCGGTCATAAAAAATACTCAGTTAAACTTTGCGATAGATGGCACAGAGGCGATTGGGTTTGAAAATTTTGGCTTGAAACATAAAAGTAGGAGGAACGTTGATGATTATGTAATCATCTGAAGCGTGATATCTTTCGTACTCTACGGGCATACCTTTAGGTGTTTTCTGACTGTAGGGTACGGGTTGAAATAATTGGTTAATAAACTCTAATTTATTCTCTTTAAGACTTTGAGTAATCTGGTTGACAAACGTTTCATTAGTTAATAAACCAAACAAAATATTTTTAGCTTCGGGCTGGAGAGTAAAGCTGGTATCGTAATTTTGGACAATTTTCAAAGCCATATTTTACTATTTGCCATAACAAAGGACTGATGCGATCGTAGCAGACATCACTTAGTTAATTACCGAGTGTTAACTTTCTTATATTGACAACAGTTTTCGGTGGTTATTTAGTTGGCAAATAGTCTCATTCTTAGTTTCTGCTGCTGCATTTGAGCTAAATCTATTTGTGGCGTACAGGAACTCATCTCGTTTATGGTCATAGACTTTGCCTTTAGATACACAGTTGCGATCGCCTCCGATAGAGAAGTCAAGATTTGTTGCGAGTTAATGTGTCCGATCGCGCCCAAACGAATTGCCGCGCCCAGCAAACCAGTAGTCAAACTATGCAGAAACGCGATCGCGGCTTCTGACTCGGTCAAACCTGCTACCCTACTAACTACAGCAAAAACAGTTGGCTGCAAACAGTAAATCTGCTTGGTAGCCGTAAGTTGTTTTAAGCTTTCTAACCACACGTCTTGCCAGGTAGAGCTTGCAACCATTAGTAAAGCGCGTCCGCTTTTAATTTGAGCCTCGCGATTAGTCTGAATTAGGGTTCGGGTAAATAATTCCCTGTCTGCCGTTTTTATGGCTTCCAGGTTATTGCTTAGAATACCTCGGTAGGCGTGAATTAACGCCACTAAATCGCAAGTGCCAATCTTATTGTGCAATAGTATGTCTAAAAACTGTTTGACATCTTCTGCTGTAGTTACTAAGCCGTTTTGCACTAATGATTCCAAACCATGAGAAAGAGTATAGGAACCAGAAGGAAAAAACGAATCGGATAACTGCATCAAAGCAAGCTGGCGGTTAATTTTATTCATTTCTACTTACGAGTCGCGTTTACCTTCAACCATAAGCTGCTTTTTTTCCCATGCTAAAGCACTGCTAATAATTTGCTCCAAACTATCATAACGAGGTTGCCAACCTAAAATCCGACGAATTTTATCTGCGGCTGCCACTACACAGGCAGGATCTCCAAGTCTTCTAGTTGTTTCGGCGATCGCAAAATCTCTTCCTGAAACTTCTCTAACTTTCGCTAAAACTTCACGCACGCTATAACCCCTACCATAACCGCAGTTGAAAATCTGGCTATCTGTTGCCGTTTCCAAATATGCCAAAGCGTTAACATGAGCGTTGGCTAAATCTTCTACATGAATATAGTCACGAATACCCGTACCGTCTGGAGTCGGATAATCGGTACCAAAAATACAAACAGAAGGACGAACACCCAAAGCAGCATCACAAGCTATTTTAATTAAATGAGAGGCATTATTAGACTGTCCGATTTTGCCAGAGCTATCAGCTCCTGCAACGTTGAAATAACGCAAAATTACATATTTCAAGCTTGAAGTTCGGGCATAGTCTCTAATAATAGTTTCGCTCATTAGTTTGGAGCGTCCGTAGGGATTTACTGGTACTGTCGGAAACAATTCGGTAACGGGATATTCTTGAGTTTCGCCATACACTGCTGCCGTACTAGAAAAAACTAGCTTGTTGACTTCAAATTGCTGACAGCAGCGCAACAAATTGACTACGTTACAGGTATTATTAGCATAGTAAGCGAGAGGCTGTCTGATTGATTGGGGAACGGAAATATTGGCAGCAAAATGCAGCACTGCGTCAAAGCGA includes these proteins:
- the galE gene encoding UDP-glucose 4-epimerase GalE; the encoded protein is MGKILVTGGAGYIGSHTVKKLGEAGYDIVVYDNLSTGSPSAVLYGELVTGELKDTRSLTRVFAKYRFDAVLHFAANISVPQSIRQPLAYYANNTCNVVNLLRCCQQFEVNKLVFSSTAAVYGETQEYPVTELFPTVPVNPYGRSKLMSETIIRDYARTSSLKYVILRYFNVAGADSSGKIGQSNNASHLIKIACDAALGVRPSVCIFGTDYPTPDGTGIRDYIHVEDLANAHVNALAYLETATDSQIFNCGYGRGYSVREVLAKVREVSGRDFAIAETTRRLGDPACVVAAADKIRRILGWQPRYDSLEQIISSALAWEKKQLMVEGKRDS
- a CDS encoding GIY-YIG nuclease family protein, producing MTAQTAATSLSSLQYIEYLDDNGCIDEDFQKTIGAYAIFDRHKQLQYVGFSRDIYLSLKQHLVRQPQNCYWLKVKPIDRLSRKILEETTAAWIAENGATPVGNAEAKHIWTEPIDAQPNMTDEEKAQYQQSSELEQTKILKRVARRVEAEIKKRLSERGVTMDIRFNPKLKERGLLDLK
- a CDS encoding urease accessory protein UreF, with product MNKINRQLALMQLSDSFFPSGSYTLSHGLESLVQNGLVTTAEDVKQFLDILLHNKIGTCDLVALIHAYRGILSNNLEAIKTADRELFTRTLIQTNREAQIKSGRALLMVASSTWQDVWLESLKQLTATKQIYCLQPTVFAVVSRVAGLTESEAAIAFLHSLTTGLLGAAIRLGAIGHINSQQILTSLSEAIATVYLKAKSMTINEMSSCTPQIDLAQMQQQKLRMRLFAN
- a CDS encoding serine/threonine-protein kinase, giving the protein MKVGLLNNRYRILETLGRGGFGETYLAEDTHMPSKRKCVLKQLKPVVNQPQIPPWMKERFQREAAILEELGEGNSQIPQLYAYFSEADKFYLVQEWIDGLTLEQYWQQEGNLRPEEVRQILLQLLPVLDYVHSRHIIHRDLKPENIILQGKTPFLIDFGAVKEAIVTTVDRHSSIYSAAIGTPGYMPSEQAVGRPVYSSDLYALGLTAIFLLTGKSPQDLDSDPRNGEILWQEHAERVDKELVAIINRAIRLHPRDRFSTAREMLAALRSSGATERVTGATLRVAPAHTGTVGVASENYSHTVGIDVPERRKTQQRSWWAGVLWFVLIAVGVAVGTFSVGFYAVSSLWRSRPEPTSAELEKPDPETETIRFPPLEDLEAKVKTRQPKAKSNRRAEARETELEPESETAAENETEKPEIAKQTKSQPPEVVVNSQPKPEIDVPILTTGTSESQLVSTLGEPTFQEQDRRGQEGSQILVYRDIVPDRVNLSYRSDNKGNIHQTDIALDPELSLGAMQETLAKLLGGEAPAVVKDKLRSVYSRQTDLSSFTVGNRSGQIRRDSKNRVNISVWETGTW